A window of Variovorax sp. HW608 genomic DNA:
TGTCGTTCACGACCCGCGTCATCTGCGGATCGTCCTTCCGGTACATCACGCCATACGGGTCGTACGAAAGGAATTCGCCCACGACCTCGTAGCTGCTTTCGCCGCCGCTCCCGCCCCGGTCCTGCGCGATCAGGCCGTAGAGCAGCACGTCATCGGTCGCGAACGCCTCGGCCTTGCCGGACTTCACGAGCGCGAAAGACTCGGCGTGGTCGCGCGAGGCCAGCAGGTTCATGCCGATCCTGAAGCGCGCGGCGATGTCGCGCATGGTCTTCTCGTTGGTCGTGCCGCTGGTGACCGCGACGGCGCGGCCGCCCAGGTCCCGGAACGACCGGATCGGCGAGTCCTTGCGCACCAGGAGCTTGGTGCCCGAGACGAAGATCGTCGGCGAGAACGCGACCCGCTTCTGCCGCTCCAGGTTGCTGGTGGTCGAGCCGCATTCGAGGTCCACCTGTCCGCTGACCACCGCATCGATGCGCGATTCCGCGGTCACCGGCACCCATTTCGTCGCCAGCGTCTTGTGCACCGCGTCGCTCATGGCTTCCACCAGCGCCTTGCACAGCTCGATGGAATAGCCGATCGGCTCGTTGCGCGGCGACAGGAACGAGAACGGGATCGACGATTCGCGGTAGCCGATGGTCACGGCGCCCGCGTCGCGCACCTTCGCCAGCGTGCCGGTGAGCGCGGCGGGCGTTGTCGGCGTCGGCTCGGTCTGCGCCGAGGCCTGCGGCACGAAGCCGGCGAGGCCCATCCACAGGGCCGCGATGGCCGGCAGCATCCGCACGAGCGTCATGATGGGCCTCAGGCGTGCATCGGGTGGGCGAGCGTGGCCGCGCTCTCCGCGTCCATGGAGCGCGCGTTGGCGTCGGCCTCGGTCTCGGTCAGCAGCTCGCCTTCCCACTTGGCGACCACCGCGGTGGCGATCGAATTGCCCACCGCGTTGGTGGCCGAGCGGCCCATGTCCAGGAAGGTGTCCACGCCGAGGATCAGCAGCAGCCCGGCCTCCGGGATGTTGAACTGGTTCAGCGTCGCCGCGATCACCACCAGCGAGGCGCGCGGCACGCCGGCCATGCCCTTGGAGGTCAGCATCAGGATCAGCAGCATCGTGATCTGGGTGCCGATCGTGAGAGGGATGTCGTAGGCCTGCGCGATGAAGAGCACCGCGAAGGTGCAGTACATCATCGAGCCGTCGAGGTTGAAGGAATAGCCCATCGGCATCACGAAGCTCGAGATCTTGCGCTTGACGCCGAAGCGGTCGAGCGCCACCAGGATCTTCGGGTACGCCGCCTCCGAGCTCGCGGTGGCGAACGACAGCAGGAAGGGCTCGCGGATGTACTGCAGCAGCTTCACGATGCGCGGGCCGAGGAACACGAACCCGGCCAAGGCCAAGAGGCTCCACAGCAGGAAGAGGCTCAGATAGAAGCCGCCCATGAACACCGCGAACTTGATCAGGATATCGAGGCCGTTGACCGCCACCGTCGCAGCCATGGCCGCCAGCACCGCGAGCGGCGCCAACTTCATCACGTAGCCGGTGATCTTGAGCATGGCGTGCGACAGCTCGTCGATCGAGGCGACCAGCGTCTTGCCCTTGTCGCCGAGCGAGGCCAGGGCGACGCCGAAGAACATCGAGAACACCACGATCTGCAGGATCTCGTTGTTCGCGAGCGCCTCCACGAAGGATCTCGGCACCATGTGGGAGATGAAATCCTTCAGCGTGAACTTGGCAGTCGCGAGGTTCGCCGAGGCGCCGATGTCGGGCAGCGGCAACCCCAGGTTGTGTCCCGGCTGCAGCAGGTTGGCCATGACGAGGCCCAGCACCAGCGAGACCAGCGACGCGGTGATGAACCACGCCAGTGCCTTGCCGAACACCCGCCCCACCGATGCGGCGTCGCCCATGTGCGCGATGCCCACCACCAGCGTGGAGAACACCAGCGGGCCGATCAGCATCTTGATGAGCCGCAGGAACACGTCCGAGACGATCGAGATGTAGCCCGCGATCTCCGCCGCCGTCCGCTTGTTGGGGAAATTCACGAAGACCATGTAACCCACGATGATCCCGATCACCATCGCGATCAGGATCCAGGCGGCGGGCGGCAGCTTTTTTCTCATGGGTTCTCCTGGTGACGGGACCGGCGAGTCGCTCCTGGCCGACGACCGCCTCCGCGAGCGTCTGCCGATGAGATTTCAAGCGAAAACAGCGCCGGCCGCAATCCCGGCGCGGGCCAAACCTAAAATCGGGCCATGTCCGTCCAAACGTCGATCTTTCGCGGCCAGCCGGTGGTGCGCTTCGCGCTGTCCGGCGGCGACAGCTGCATGGTGGCGCTGCACGGCGCGCATGTGCTGTCCTGGATGACGGCCGACGGCGTCGAGCGGCTCTACCTGAGCCCCGACGCGCGCTTCGACGGCCAGAGTGCCATCCGCGGCGGCGTGCCGATCTGCTGGCCGCAGTTCAACATGCGCGGCCCCCTGCCCAAGCACGGCTTCGTGCGCAATGTCGCCTGGCAGGCGGAAGCCGTCGAGGTGAACGGCAGGCACGCGACCGCCACCCTCGCGCTGCACGACGACGCCGCGACGCGGGCGATCTGGCCGCATTCGTTCCGGGCGCGTCTCGTCGTCACGCTGGAGCCGCATTCGCTGCGGCTGGCGCTCGCGATCGGCAACACCGGCAGCGGGCCGTGGTCGTTCGCCGCGGCGCTTCATTCCTATCTGCGCGTCGACGACGTCACGGCGGCCCGGCTCGAGGGCCTGCAAGGCGCCAACCGCTGGGACGCGGTGCGCGACGACCGCCATGTGGATGTGGCGCCGGCGCTTCGCTTCGGCAGCGAATTCGATAGCGTCTATGCGTCCCCCGCGCAGCCGCTGCGCCTCGTTCAGCCGTCCGGCACGCTCGAAATCGCCCAGAGCGCGAGCTGCACAGAAACCGTGGTGTGGAACCCCGGTCCGGCCTTGAGCGCCAAGCTCGACGACCTGCCGGACGACGGCTGGCGCCACATGCTGTGCGTCGAGGCCGCGCGCATCGACGAGTCCGTTCTGCTGGCGCCCGGTGCGCAGTGGCAGTGCTGGCAGCAGCTCACCGTCTCCTGAATCCTTGTCCTGAATCTCCCATGCTTGCCAAACGCATCATTCCCTGCCTCGACGTCACCGGCGGCCGTGTCGTCAAGGGCGTCAATTTCGTCGAACTGCGGGACGCCGGCGACCCGGTCGAAATCGCTGCCCGCTACAACGCTCAGGGCGCCGACGAACTCACCTTCCTCGACATCACGGCGACCAGCGACGACCGGGACCTGATCCTGCCCATCATCGAGGCGGTCGCCTCGCAGGTGTTCATTCCGCTGACCGTCGGCGGCGGCGTGCGGACGGTCGCGGACGTGCGCCGGCTGCTGAATGCCGGGGCGGACAAGACCAGCTTCAATTCGGCCGCGATCGCCAATCCGCAGGTGATCGAGGACGCGTCCCGCAAGTACGGTGCGCAGTGCATCGTGGTGGCCATCGACGCCAAGCGCCGCAGTGCCGAGGACGCGGCGACGCGCGGGCCGGGCTGGGACGTCTACAGCCACGGCGGCCGCAAGAACACCGGCCTCGATGCGGTGCAGTGGGCGGTCGAGATGGCCCGCCGCGGCGCCGGCGAGATCCTGCTCACCAGCATGGACCGCGACGGCACCAAGAGCGGCTTCGACCTCGAGCTCACCCGGGCGGTGAGCGATGCGGTCAGCGTCCCCGTGATCGCTTCCGGCGGCGTCGGCAGCCTGGCGCATCTGGCGGACGGCATCCAGATCGGCGGCGCGGATGCGGTGCTCGCGGCCAGCATCTTCCACTACGGCGAATTCACCGTCGGCGAAGCCAAGGCGCAGATGGCTGCGCGCGGCATTCCCGTGCGGCAGTAACCGACTGCCGGCGGTGTGGCCTCTATTGCACCGACAATAGGCGAATGGACTGGTTGGACGAAGTGAAGTGGGACGCGAACGGCCTCGTGCCGGTCATCGCGCAGGAACGCGGCAGCAACGACGTGCTGATGTTCGCCTGGATGAATCGCGAGGCGCTGGCCAAGACCGCGGAGACCGGCCGTGCCGTGTATTTCAGCCGGTCGCGCGCCAGGCTCTGGTTCAAGGGCGAGGAGTCGGGCCACGTCCAGACCGTGCACGAGATCCGGCTCGACTGCGACAACGATGTCGTGCTGCTCAAGGTCACGCAGCAGGGCCACGAGCCGGGCATTGCCTGCCATACCGGCCGTCACAGCTGCTTTTTCAGCAAGTACGAGAATGGCCGCTGGGTCGTGACCGAACCGGTCCTGAAAGACCCCGCATCGATCTACACACCGACTCCAAGATGAGCACCGACACCCCAGGGCGGAATGCCGAGGACGCGCTGGCGCGTCTCGCCGCCGTCATCGAAAGCCGCCTGCCTGCGCGCGGCGGCGACCCCGAGAAGAGCTATGTTGCCCGGCTGCTGCACCGC
This region includes:
- the hisI gene encoding phosphoribosyl-AMP cyclohydrolase, coding for MDWLDEVKWDANGLVPVIAQERGSNDVLMFAWMNREALAKTAETGRAVYFSRSRARLWFKGEESGHVQTVHEIRLDCDNDVVLLKVTQQGHEPGIACHTGRHSCFFSKYENGRWVVTEPVLKDPASIYTPTPR
- a CDS encoding dicarboxylate/amino acid:cation symporter, producing the protein MRKKLPPAAWILIAMVIGIIVGYMVFVNFPNKRTAAEIAGYISIVSDVFLRLIKMLIGPLVFSTLVVGIAHMGDAASVGRVFGKALAWFITASLVSLVLGLVMANLLQPGHNLGLPLPDIGASANLATAKFTLKDFISHMVPRSFVEALANNEILQIVVFSMFFGVALASLGDKGKTLVASIDELSHAMLKITGYVMKLAPLAVLAAMAATVAVNGLDILIKFAVFMGGFYLSLFLLWSLLALAGFVFLGPRIVKLLQYIREPFLLSFATASSEAAYPKILVALDRFGVKRKISSFVMPMGYSFNLDGSMMYCTFAVLFIAQAYDIPLTIGTQITMLLILMLTSKGMAGVPRASLVVIAATLNQFNIPEAGLLLILGVDTFLDMGRSATNAVGNSIATAVVAKWEGELLTETEADANARSMDAESAATLAHPMHA
- a CDS encoding amino acid ABC transporter substrate-binding protein, encoding MTLVRMLPAIAALWMGLAGFVPQASAQTEPTPTTPAALTGTLAKVRDAGAVTIGYRESSIPFSFLSPRNEPIGYSIELCKALVEAMSDAVHKTLATKWVPVTAESRIDAVVSGQVDLECGSTTSNLERQKRVAFSPTIFVSGTKLLVRKDSPIRSFRDLGGRAVAVTSGTTNEKTMRDIAARFRIGMNLLASRDHAESFALVKSGKAEAFATDDVLLYGLIAQDRGGSGGESSYEVVGEFLSYDPYGVMYRKDDPQMTRVVNDTFHDLAEDGEIERQYKRWFLRKLPSGTALNLPMSPQLETIIQTMAVRSE
- the hisF gene encoding imidazole glycerol phosphate synthase subunit HisF; this translates as MLAKRIIPCLDVTGGRVVKGVNFVELRDAGDPVEIAARYNAQGADELTFLDITATSDDRDLILPIIEAVASQVFIPLTVGGGVRTVADVRRLLNAGADKTSFNSAAIANPQVIEDASRKYGAQCIVVAIDAKRRSAEDAATRGPGWDVYSHGGRKNTGLDAVQWAVEMARRGAGEILLTSMDRDGTKSGFDLELTRAVSDAVSVPVIASGGVGSLAHLADGIQIGGADAVLAASIFHYGEFTVGEAKAQMAARGIPVRQ
- a CDS encoding D-hexose-6-phosphate mutarotase, which produces MSVQTSIFRGQPVVRFALSGGDSCMVALHGAHVLSWMTADGVERLYLSPDARFDGQSAIRGGVPICWPQFNMRGPLPKHGFVRNVAWQAEAVEVNGRHATATLALHDDAATRAIWPHSFRARLVVTLEPHSLRLALAIGNTGSGPWSFAAALHSYLRVDDVTAARLEGLQGANRWDAVRDDRHVDVAPALRFGSEFDSVYASPAQPLRLVQPSGTLEIAQSASCTETVVWNPGPALSAKLDDLPDDGWRHMLCVEAARIDESVLLAPGAQWQCWQQLTVS